The sequence TCGCTGTCCGGGCGGGGGCGCGGGCGGGGGTCGTCCGGGGTGTTACAGGGCGAGGCCGGTGAGGACCAGGACGCGCTCGTAGGTGTAGTCGTCCATGGCGTAGCGGACGCCCTCGCGGCCGACGCCGGACTGCTTGGCGCCGCCGTACGGCATCTGGTCGGCCCGGTACGAGGGGACGTCCCCGACGATCACGCCGCCGACCTCCAGGGCGCGGTGGGCGCGGAAGGCGGTCTGGATGTCGTGGGTGAAGACGCCCGCCTGGAGTCCGTACTTGGAGGAGTTGACGGCCGCGAACGCCTCGGCCTCGCCGTCGACCTTCTGGATCGACATGACCGGGCCGAAGACCTCTTCGCAGGAGAGCGTGACGTCGTCGGGGAGGGCGGCGAGGACGGTCGGGGCGTAGGTGGCGCCGTCGCGCTTGCCGCCGGTGAGCAGCTCCGCGCCTGCCCGGACGGCCTCGTCGACCCAGGACTCGACGCGCTGGGCGGCGTCCTCGCTGACGAGGGGGCCGACGTCGGTGGCGGCGTCGGCCGGGTCACCGGTGACGAGGGCCTCGACGGCGGCGACGATCTTCGGGACGAGCCGGTCGTAGACCGAGGCGTCGGCGATCACGCGCTGCACGGAGATGCAGGACTGGCCGCCCTGGTAGTTGGAGAACGTGGCGATCCGGCCGGCCGCCCAGTCCAGGTCCTCGTCCGAGGCGTAGTCGCCGAGGACGACCGCCGCGCCGTTGCCGCCGAGCTCCAGGGTGCAGTGCTTGCGGGGCACCGACTCCATGATCGCGTAGCCGACCGGGCCCGAGCCGGTGAAGGAGATGACCGGCAGACGCTCGTCCTGGACCAGGGCGGGCATCTTGTCGTTCGGGACCGTCAGGACGGACCAGGAACCGGCCGGGAGGTCGGTCTCGGCCAGCAGCTCTCCCAGGACGAGCGAGGAGATCGGGGTCGCCGGGGCCGGCTTCAGGATGATCGGGGCGCCGACGGCGATGGCCGGGGCGACCTTGTGGGCGCTGAGGTTCAGCGGGAAGTTGAAGGGGGCGATACCGAGGACGGCCCCGCGCGGGAAGCGCCGGGTCAGCCCGAGGCGGCCCGTTCCGCCGAGGTCGGTGTCGAGCCGCTGGGCCTCTCCGCCGTTGAACCGGCGGGCCTCCTCGGCGGCGAACCGGAACACGGACACGGCCCGGCCGACCTCGCCGCGGGCCCACTTGATCGGCTTGCCGTTCTCCGCCGAGATCAGCTGGGCGATCTCCTCGGTGCGCTCCGTCAGCCGCCGTACGACGTGGTCGAGGGCTGCGGCCCGGACGTGCGCCGGGGTGGCGGCGAACTCGTCGCGTACGGCGTGGGCGGCGGCGACGGCCTCCTCGACCTGGGCATCGGTCGGCACGCTGACGGTGCCGACGAGGCGCCCGTCGTACGGGTTGGTGACGTCGAAGCTGTCGGCACCGGTGGCCCGGCGGCCGGCCACCCAGAAGGCGTGGGGCGAAGTCATGGAGGTTCCGGCCCTTCGGAGGTCGTGAGTTCGGTGGTCGTTGCGGGGAGGTGGTGACGTACGTCGTGGGTGCCCGGAAGGCTCCCCTTCGGTGGTCCCACGGTAGGGCGGAGAGGCGCTCAGGGCGTTTGTCCGGCGTGGAGCGGAGCGGGGGCCGGGTGCGCCGAATTGGCGGAAGCGGTGGGCGTGGAGCGCCGGCCGTCCGGTCGGCGGGTCAATACATCTAGGCGTTCGGCGGGCGGGGCCGGCACTCGACGGGCGGCCCCCAGCCCTCCCGGGTCCTCGGCGGGCCGCGTTGCGCCCTCGACTGGCGACCCCAGGTCCTCCGGAGCCTCACCGGGCCACGTCCAGCCCGCGGCGGGCGCGGTTCGGCGCTCCACGGGCTCCACCAAGTCCTCCGGAGCCGTCGGTGGGCCGCGTTCAGTCCTCGGCGGGTGTGGTGGCCGCCGTCGCCTTGAGGGCGAGCCACAGCTCCATGCGGACGTCCGGGTCGTCCAGGGAGCGGCCCAGGATCTCCTCCACCCGGCGCATGCGGTAGCGCAGGGTGTGCCGGTGCACGCCCAGGTCGGCGGCGGCGGCGTCCCACTGGCCGTGGCGGGAGAGCCAGGCGCGCAGAGAGGCCACGAGGTCGCCGCGGCCCTTGGCGTCGTGTTCGCGCAGGGCGCGGAGCATGCCGTCGGCGAAGGCCCGTACCGCGTCGTCGGCGAGCAGGGGAAGCACCGAACCGGCGGCCAGCTCCTCGTGCTCGACGAGGGCCCTGCCCCGGCGGCGGGCGACGGAGAGGGCCTGTTCGGCCTGCTTGTAGGCGGCGGAGACGGCGACCGGGCCGGCGGGGGCGGAGAGCCCCACCACGACATCGCTGTCCTCGGCGCCGCCTTCGCGCGGGGCGCGGTCCTCCTGGGCCTCGGCGTAGGCCGCGCAGGCGGCCATGGCGGCTCCGCCGTCGGCGGCGAGCACGACGACGCGTCCGCCCTCGGGGACCAGGAGCAGCGCCTCGCCGCTGCGCGCGGCGGCGGCTTCCATCGTCTCGGTGAGCAGCTCGGGTCCGGCGGGCGCGGCGGCCTCGGCGATGAGCAGCCGGAACGGGGCGTCG is a genomic window of Streptomyces sp. YPW6 containing:
- a CDS encoding aldehyde dehydrogenase family protein, which gives rise to MTSPHAFWVAGRRATGADSFDVTNPYDGRLVGTVSVPTDAQVEEAVAAAHAVRDEFAATPAHVRAAALDHVVRRLTERTEEIAQLISAENGKPIKWARGEVGRAVSVFRFAAEEARRFNGGEAQRLDTDLGGTGRLGLTRRFPRGAVLGIAPFNFPLNLSAHKVAPAIAVGAPIILKPAPATPISSLVLGELLAETDLPAGSWSVLTVPNDKMPALVQDERLPVISFTGSGPVGYAIMESVPRKHCTLELGGNGAAVVLGDYASDEDLDWAAGRIATFSNYQGGQSCISVQRVIADASVYDRLVPKIVAAVEALVTGDPADAATDVGPLVSEDAAQRVESWVDEAVRAGAELLTGGKRDGATYAPTVLAALPDDVTLSCEEVFGPVMSIQKVDGEAEAFAAVNSSKYGLQAGVFTHDIQTAFRAHRALEVGGVIVGDVPSYRADQMPYGGAKQSGVGREGVRYAMDDYTYERVLVLTGLAL